In the Pseudomonadota bacterium genome, TTGACGCGCTGGATGACGCAATCGCGATGCAAAACAATGTGCGCCAAGGCCTATCGTCGGCCATTTTCACGCAGAATCTGTCACACGCTGAGCAATTCCTCTCAGCCGTCGGCAGCGACTGCGGAATCGCCAACGTGAATATCGGCACGTCAGGTGCGGAAATTGGTGGCGCGTTTGGGGGCGAAAAAGAAACGGGTGGTGGGCGCGAATCCGGCTCCGATTCGTGGCAAAACTATATGCGACGGCAAACCAACACGATCAATCACGGAACGGAACTGCCTCTGGCGCAGGGCATCAAGTTTGATTTATAGCAGCTCGACACGCCACAACCTGAAACGCGCGACCTCCGGCGCGCGTTTTTTTATGGGTTTTTCGCCCAAAACCGATTCGTTGATCGCCCCTCAGAGCGACTCGTCAACGCCGTATTGCGTTTCGATGCAGCGACCCAACAGCAGAGTTCAACGTGTTCGTTGATGAAAAATGCCGACAATTAACAGTGTCAGCGGCACGGGATATCGTGTTAACCCACGCTCAGTGCGGCTGAACTGAGTTAGCTCGCCTGGCCATTGGCGAGCTCTTCCTCTGTGGCATCGCGAATATCGACAATCGTCACATCGAAATTCAGCGTCATACCTGCCAGCGGATGGTTCGCATCGACCACCACGCCGTCTTCTGAGACGTCTTTCACCACCACGCGTTGCACCTGTCCGCCTTCACCCTCAGCTTCAAACGCCATGCCCGGTTGAATATCGTCGATGCCCTGAAACAATTCGCGCGGCACCGTTTGCATCAGCGCCTCAACCACTTCGCCATAGCCCTCTTCCGGCTCGACCTTCACGGTCAACGAATCGCCAGACGTTTTACCCACGAGGGCCTTTTCCAGCCCCGGAATGATGTTGCTTGCCCCATGCAAATACGACAATGGTTCAGCCCCTTCCGAGCTATCGAGTGTGTTGCCGTCGTTGTCGGTCAAGGTGTAGTGCATGCTGACAACTAGGTTGTCACCGACCATTAAGGACATCTGGCTTCTCCAATGAGTGAATTTGACGCGCGAACTGTACTCCCTTTTACAAGGGATTACCTCTTATTGCGACGGATTACCCGTGGGCCGCTTGATAAACTGCTCGGGGCAGGATGTGAGCGAATAGCCGATCACCTCCGGATCGCACGATAACGCGCCCTCCGGCACATAGCGAAACTGCCCAACCACCGGCAGATGATCGGAGATCGCCCAGCTTCGGCCGTGCACCACCTCCGCAGACAGGGGCCGCCACTGGTTGCTGTAAAACACATAATCGATCGTTCGATCCGGCTCCGAGACGGTTGGATCGTTTGGAATGTGTGTGTACCAGTCCTTGGCATCTGAGCGCTGAAGATTCAGTAGCGCTGGGATCGCACCATACGCCTCATAAAATGGCGCGATCGCGGTACGCTCATCGTAGTTGCCGGTGCGTGCAGCCAATATGCGCTGCCGTTGCCTATTGCCGTCCGGGGGTAGCAGGTTTAAATCGCCACCCAACACCCACGGTACCGCCGCCTCATCCAGCGCGCCCACGATTTCCAGCGCACGACCCACCTGCTTTTGCATGACGCCGGTGCCGGCGCCCCACGCTTCAAAATGCGTATTGAGCATCGCGATTTCGCTACCGTCCGTGGTCGGGTGCCGTGTTTCCAAAATGGCGCGCTGAAAATAGAATGGGCGCTCAATGGGGTTGATATCCGGTCGCGGTAACTGATGACGAACCGCGGATGACAGCTTATAACGCGATAGCGTTAACAAGCGTAAATCCACCGGGCCCATGATACTGGGGTGGAGAATGTACTCGGCCTGCCAGTACGACGTGTCGGCATGGCATGGAAAACGCGTGCCTAGGCGCTCGATAAGATCACCGATCTGATCAACAAAGTGTGTTCGACTATCCGCTTCGCTGTTGATTTCTTGAATTAAAACAACATCGGGGTCTTCACGCTCAATGAGGCTTGCCACTTCCTCAATGCTCCAGCGAATGTGTTTCAGTGAGGGCCGATCCGCGAGTGTTTTCCCCGCGCGCGCCACATCGGCAACACGCTCCGTATCGGTTTGATCGATGTCATAGAAAAAGACGTACTCTTTACTCGCCATGTACTGCACGTTCCAACTGAGCACGCTAAGCGGTAATTGGGCATCGTAGGACGGTGCGGGTTCACGACAGGTGACGGCCACCGGCTCAAGGTCGGCGGGTTTAAAGGCACGTAGCCACAGGGCAAACACAAACAGCACCAACAAACCGACCACGCCGACGATCAACTTGAGGGCAATGCCCAGCAAGCGTCGCATCAAATTGGGCCGCATGAGGGGGGATTCGGGACGGTCAGAATTAGGCATCGGTGGATTTTACGGATCACAAAGCAGTGAGTGTAGCAATGGAATCGCCTAACGCCCACCAATGGCATCCCTCGAGGCGTGTCGTACCCGCACGACAACCCGCGTATACTCATGACATGCGCGTGATTGGCGCTGAGTTTATTTTGTTTTCAATGCGCCAGCGGCGCCGGAGTATTGCAGTGACGTACCAGCAATTTGAAGTCGATCGATCCAATCTTTCTTCGCACCGAATCCATGACCTGGAACGCCCTGCCCTGACGTCCGGCCAAGTCCGTGTGCTAATCGACCGGTTTGCGTTGACCGCCAATAACATTACCTACGGGATTGTTGGCGACCGCATTGGCTATTGGAAATTCTTCCCGGCGGCGGACAACTGGGGACAAATTCCAGTATGGGGATTCGCGGATGTTATCGAGTCGCTCAATGATGAAATACCGACGGGAGAGCGACTCTATGGTTACTTTCCGATGGCCACCGAATGGGTTTTGTCGCCGACCGGGATCAAAGCGCAGCACCTCATCGACGGCACCGAACATCGAGCGGCACTGCCACCGGTATACAATAGCTATTCGCGCACGAATAACGAATCGTACTATCAGTCGGAACTTGACGATGAGCGGGTTCTGCTTATGCCGCTTTATGCCACATCCTATTGCCTGTACGATTTTGTCTGTGCAAACGATTACTTCGATGCACCGCATGTCGTGATCACCAGCGCGTCGGCCAAAACGTCGATCGGCTGCGCCTACGCGTTCAAGGAAGATCCAAAAACACGGACCATCGGCTTAACGTCCAGCGGCCAATTCGAACGAGTCAAAGCATTGGACCTGTACGATGAGGTCTACACGTATGACGACCTGCAGAGCGTCAGCACCGACGTCCGTACGGTGATTATCGATATCTCTGGTAATGGCAACGTGCTTTCGGCGTTACACGAGCGCCTGGGCGACAACATGGCTTACACCTCAAATGTCGGCCTCACCCATTACGACAACAACACCATGGGGCCACATTATATTCGAGATCGGAGCGCCATGTTTTTTGCACCTGGACACATACAGCAACGCGCCCAAGAATGGGGCCCCGGTGTTTTCCAGGAAAAATCATTCAAATTTTGGCTTAATGCCTCGATTGCCAGTCGCCGCTGGCTTGAAATCGATCGACATGAAGGGATGAACAGCGTGCCTCAGGTATTCGATGACGTTTTAAAAGGGAACGTGCCGGCCGATCGAGGTGTTGTCATCAAACTGTAGCGGAGCGTCTGCGCGTATGGCGGCAATGTCTGCCGAACAAAAAAAGCGCGGGCTCAGCCCGCGCTTTTGTATCTCCAGGATAAAACGTCACTACCAATCGCAGTAGGACGGATCAATTTCTTCTCGCACTTCATCACCATGGCGGTTTTCGCGAACCTCGAAGCAATTGCCGTCGCGATCTCGAAACAGATGGACATCATCGCTACGCCCATAAGTGCCTTCGCGAACGACGCGAGTCGTCACCAC is a window encoding:
- a CDS encoding peptidylprolyl isomerase, with amino-acid sequence MSLMVGDNLVVSMHYTLTDNDGNTLDSSEGAEPLSYLHGASNIIPGLEKALVGKTSGDSLTVKVEPEEGYGEVVEALMQTVPRELFQGIDDIQPGMAFEAEGEGGQVQRVVVKDVSEDGVVVDANHPLAGMTLNFDVTIVDIRDATEEELANGQAS
- a CDS encoding endonuclease/exonuclease/phosphatase family protein, with the translated sequence MPNSDRPESPLMRPNLMRRLLGIALKLIVGVVGLLVLFVFALWLRAFKPADLEPVAVTCREPAPSYDAQLPLSVLSWNVQYMASKEYVFFYDIDQTDTERVADVARAGKTLADRPSLKHIRWSIEEVASLIEREDPDVVLIQEINSEADSRTHFVDQIGDLIERLGTRFPCHADTSYWQAEYILHPSIMGPVDLRLLTLSRYKLSSAVRHQLPRPDINPIERPFYFQRAILETRHPTTDGSEIAMLNTHFEAWGAGTGVMQKQVGRALEIVGALDEAAVPWVLGGDLNLLPPDGNRQRQRILAARTGNYDERTAIAPFYEAYGAIPALLNLQRSDAKDWYTHIPNDPTVSEPDRTIDYVFYSNQWRPLSAEVVHGRSWAISDHLPVVGQFRYVPEGALSCDPEVIGYSLTSCPEQFIKRPTGNPSQ
- a CDS encoding DUF2855 family protein; translated protein: MTYQQFEVDRSNLSSHRIHDLERPALTSGQVRVLIDRFALTANNITYGIVGDRIGYWKFFPAADNWGQIPVWGFADVIESLNDEIPTGERLYGYFPMATEWVLSPTGIKAQHLIDGTEHRAALPPVYNSYSRTNNESYYQSELDDERVLLMPLYATSYCLYDFVCANDYFDAPHVVITSASAKTSIGCAYAFKEDPKTRTIGLTSSGQFERVKALDLYDEVYTYDDLQSVSTDVRTVIIDISGNGNVLSALHERLGDNMAYTSNVGLTHYDNNTMGPHYIRDRSAMFFAPGHIQQRAQEWGPGVFQEKSFKFWLNASIASRRWLEIDRHEGMNSVPQVFDDVLKGNVPADRGVVIKL